In the genome of Anomalospiza imberbis isolate Cuckoo-Finch-1a 21T00152 chromosome 11, ASM3175350v1, whole genome shotgun sequence, one region contains:
- the WNT7A gene encoding protein Wnt-7a isoform X1, translating to MNRKTRRWIFHIFLSLGIVYIKIGGFSSVVALGASIICNKIPGLAPRQRAICQSRPDAIIVIGEGSQMGINECQFQFRNGRWNCSALGERTVFGKELKVGSREAAFTYAIIAAGVAHAITAACTQGNLSDCGCDKEKQGQYHKEEGWKWGGCSADIRYGIGFAKVFVDAREIKQNARTLMNLHNNEAGRKILEENMKLECKCHGVSGSCTTKTCWTTLPKFRELGYILKDKYNEAVQVEPVRASRNKRPTFLKIKKPLSYRKPMDTDLVYIEKSPNYCEEDPVTGSVGTQGRMCNKTAQQSNGCDLMCCGRGYNTHQYSRVWQCNCKFHWCCYVKCNTCSERTEVYTCK from the exons ATGAACAGGAAAACAAGGCGCTGGATCTTCCACATCTTCCTGAGCCTGGGGATTGTGTATATCAAGATCGG GGGTTTCTCCTCTGTGGTGGCCCTGGGAGCCAGCATCATCTGTAACAAGATCCCGGGGCTCGCCCCCCGGCAGCGGGCGATCTGCCAGAGCAGGCCCGACGCGATCATTGTCATCGGGGAAGGGTCCCAGATGGGCATCAACGAGTGCCAGTTCCAGTTCCGCAACGGGCGCTGGAACTGCTCGGCCCTGGGTGAGCGGACGGTCTTCGGCAAGGAGCTCAAAGTGG ggagcagggaggccGCCTTCACCTACGCCATCATCGCGGCCGGCGTGGCCCACGCCATCACGGCGGCCTGCACGCAGGGCAACCTCAGCGACTGCGGCTGCGACAAGGAGAAGCAGGGCCAGTACCACAAGGAGGAGGGCTGGAAATGGGGCGGCTGCTCCGCCGACATCCGCTACGGCATTGGCTTCGCCAAGGTCTTCGTGGACGCCCGGGAGATCAAGCAGAACGCCAGGACGCTCATGAACCTGCACAACAACGAGGCCGGGCGCAAG ATCCTGGAGGAAAACATGAAGTTAGAGTGCAAGTGCCACGGGGTCTCGGGGTCCTGTACCACTAAAACCTGCTGGACAACGCTGCCCAAGTTCCGGGAGCTGGGCTACATCCTCAAGGACAAGTACAACGAGGCCGTGCAGGTGGAGCCCGTCAGGGCCAGCCGCAACAAGCGCCCCACCTTCCTCAAGATCAAGAAGCCCCTTTCCTACCGCAAACCCATGGACACAGACCTGGTGTACATTGAGAAATCCCCCAACTACTGCGAGGAGGACCCGGTGACGGGCAGCGTGGGCACGCAGGGCAGGATGTGCAACAAGACGGCGCAGCAATCCAACGGCTGTGACCTGATGTGCTGCGGCCGCGGCTACAACACCCACCAGTACTCCAGGGTGTGGCAGTGCAACTGCAAGTTCCACTGGTGCTGCTATGTGAAATGCAACACGTGCAGCGAGAGGACAGAGGTGTACACCTGTAAGTGA
- the WNT7A gene encoding protein Wnt-7a isoform X2 yields the protein MNRKTRRWIFHIFLSLGIVYIKIGGFSSVVALGASIICNKIPGLAPRQRAICQSRPDAIIVIGEGSQMGINECQFQFRNGRWNCSALGERTVFGKELKVGTCSRLCCCPPEGTGGTRGRAGRALRVCAPGRCAVTADLLSPGTAPACASLPCVPAPTALFHSPALRNPLQKASRSCAQDLIHVLRDRKKGGWLLLKTAVRARMLSRAGTALLGCRHPQGYRLDVCAWWDPGTAISLAVRGSHHTKSFHSSCTSVPRGRVGVFCFEMSGHSQTLVQSTDRRSHFHFPCLWLLQQYKIYLNSELKQH from the exons ATGAACAGGAAAACAAGGCGCTGGATCTTCCACATCTTCCTGAGCCTGGGGATTGTGTATATCAAGATCGG GGGTTTCTCCTCTGTGGTGGCCCTGGGAGCCAGCATCATCTGTAACAAGATCCCGGGGCTCGCCCCCCGGCAGCGGGCGATCTGCCAGAGCAGGCCCGACGCGATCATTGTCATCGGGGAAGGGTCCCAGATGGGCATCAACGAGTGCCAGTTCCAGTTCCGCAACGGGCGCTGGAACTGCTCGGCCCTGGGTGAGCGGACGGTCTTCGGCAAGGAGCTCAAAGTGGGTACGTGCTCtcggctctgctgctgcccgcCCGAGGGCACGGGGGGCACCCGGGG CCGGGCAGGACGGGCACTGAGAGTGTGTGCACCTGGGCGCTGTGCTGTCACTGCCGACCTGCTCTCTCCCGGCACGGCACCTGCCTGTGCTTCGCTTCCATGTGTGCCAGCTCCCACCGCACTATTTCACAGCCCTGCTCTCAGAAATCCTCTCCAAAAAGCTTCCCGTTCGTGTGCACAGGACCTTATTCATGTACTTAGGGACAGGAAAAAAGGGGGCTGGCTCTTGTTGAAGACAGCAGTGAGAGCCAGAATGCTGAGTAGAGCTGGAACTGCACTTCTGGGGTGCAGGCACCCCCAGGGATACCGGCTTGATGTTTGTGCCTGGTGGGACCCAGGCACAGCCATCAGTCTTGCTGTGAGAGGTTCCCACCACACAAAATCCTTCCACAGCAGCTGTACCTCTGTGCCACGAGGAAGAGTGGGCGTGTTTTGCTTTGAGATGTCAGGGCATTCACAAACGCTGGTCCAATCCACTGACAGAAGATCCCACTTCCATTTCCCATGTCTTTGGTTATTGCAGCAGTACAAAATCTATCTAAATTCTGAACTAAAACAGCATTAA